The Hypomesus transpacificus isolate Combined female chromosome 3, fHypTra1, whole genome shotgun sequence genome has a window encoding:
- the ppp1r13ba gene encoding protein phosphatase 1, regulatory subunit 13Ba isoform X10, with the protein MVVFSLKEQRLRYLQHQGGRQGQGPGGQTQSEAEKLQRLKERVESQEAKLKKIRAMRGQVDYSKLINGNLSAEIEHVSGLFQEKQAELQSAVLRVDQLTQQLDDLRRGRLNGLQPLGAPLSGSAALELRKLYQELQVRNKLNREQSGKLQQNKELLNKKNSEVTMMDKRIGDLRERLQKKRAEARHTDHTRSLTRVNGGPPSPQPAPCSSGRVAAVCPYIQVPVPGRQEGGYSLPPDPLKPPHGFNHARSHSEEEGCGVRKPPSQWKVSDLDVLLAPAEQGEGPRSPSGAENVNSTDAAWPGLSKSVSSFQPSDWRNTSPDQMDSSRLSMSRPPPSYGTYPSTGHPSMGSSTSSLPRSAPATLAWQRPGTSSTSQQIQQRISIPPSPTPSSQPQGERPDPPLAVAVRPYVPDKASRPQSPRKGPATMNSSSIYHMYLQQPATKNYGSLSNRSTVKAVYGKPVLPCSSTSPSPVPFQQGALSPGRGMGGEDVVDREGGDSSHPPPSVHHIPRPLSPTKLTPVAHSPLRYQSDADLEVLRRRLANAPRPLKKRSSITEPEGPAGPNIQKLLYQRFNTLAGGMEAGSATPFYQPAFLGTGLAGGLVEMENNNTANVCPLESASLVVSSAEGPNSDTRLSPPTPADKQRTSPIPSPSPSPPGQSVPCTATPQHSPPASDRLEDQNNNTQAGSKSPGSSPSPETTQPQQRNPSPRAMTPTTPSKVKRTNLKKPESERTGHGLRVKFNPLALLLDASLEGEFDLVQRIIYEVVNPSTANDEGITPLHNAVCAGHHHIVKFLLDFGVNVNAADSDGWTPLHCAASCNSVHLCKLLVESGAAIFATTISDVETAADKCEEMEDGYAQCSQFLYGVQEKLGVMNKGSVYALWNYEAQSPDELSFHEGDAITILRRRDDTETEWWWARLHEHEGYVPRNLLGLYPRIKPRQRSLA; encoded by the exons ATGGTAGTCTTCAGTCTGAAG gagcagAGGCTGAGGTACCTGCAGCACcaggggggcaggcagggtcAGGGTCCAGGGGGCCAGACCCAGTCTGAGGCTGAGAAGCTCCAGAGGCtgaaagagagggtggagagccAGGAGGCCAAGCTGAAGAAGATAAGAGCCATGAGAGGACAGGTGGACTACAGCAAGCTCATCAACGGCAACCTGT CGGCCGAGATCGAGCACGTGAGCGGGCTGTTCCAGGAGAAGCAGGCCGAGCTGCAGTCAGCCGTGCTGCGGGTGGACCAGCTCACCCAGCAACTGGACGACTTGCGCAGGGGCCGCCTCAACGGCCTGCAGCCTCTCGGAGCTCCCCTCAGCGGCTCGGCCGCCCTGGAGCTCAGGAAGCTGTACCAGGAGCTGCAG gtgcgtAACAAGCTGAACCGCGAGCAGAGCGGCAAACTGCAGCAGAACAAGGAGCTCCTGAACAAGAAGAACTCCGAGGTCACCATGATGGACAAGAGGATCGGAGACCTGAGAGAACGCCTCCAGAAGAAACGAGCTGAGGCACgtcacacagaccacacacgcTCC ttGACCAGGGTGAACGGgggtcccccgtccccccaacCTGCCCCCTGCAGCTCGGGCCGGGTGGCAGCCGTGTGTCCCTACATCCAGGTCCCCGTCCCGGGGCGGCAGGAGGGGGGGTACAGCCttccccctgaccccctcaAACCCCCTCATGGCTTTAACCATGCCAGATCACACTCAG aggaagaggggtgcGGCGTGAGGAAGCCTCCCAGCCAATGGAAGGTGTCAGATTTAGACGTCCTATTGGCCCCTGCGGAGCAAGGGGAGGGGCCTAGGTCCCCCTCGGGGGCGGAGAATGTCAACT CTACCGACGCAGCTTGGCCCGGCCTCAGTAAGAGCGTGTCATCTTTCCAGCCCTCTGATTGGAGGAACACCAGTCCAGATCAG ATGGACTCCAGTAGGCTCTCCATGTCCAGACCCCCACCCAGCTATGGCACCTACCCCAGCACAGGCCACCCCTCCATGGGCTCGTCCACCAGCTCTCTGCCCCGCTCTGCGCCTGCCACCCTGGCCTGGCAGAGACCCGGGACATCCTCCACCTCTCAGCAGATccagcagcgcatatccatacCCCCCAGCCCCACGCCCTCCTCGCAGCCCCAGGGGGAGAGGCCGGACCCCCCCTTGGCGGTGGCAGTGCGTCCCTACGTCCCAGACAAGGCCTCCAGGCCCCAGTCCCCCAGGAAGGGACCAGCCACCATGAACTCCAGCTCCATCTACCACATGTACCTGCAGCAGCCGGCCACCAAGAACTATGGCTCTCTCAGCAACAGGAGCACTGTCAAAGCAG TGTATGGTAAACCAGTGCTGCCGTGcagttccacctccccctcccctgtgccCTTCCAACAGGGGGCGTTGTCTCCAGGcagggggatgggaggagaagaCGTggtagacagggaggggggcgacAGTTCACATCCCCCGCCAAGCGTACACCACATCCCCcgccccctcagccccaccAAGCTCACTCCCGTCGCCCACTCCCCCCTCCGTTACCAGAGCGACGCTGACCTGGAGGTCCTGAGGCGTCGCCTTGCCAACGCACCCCGCCCGCTCAAGAAGCGCAGCTCCATCACAGAGCCCGAGGGCCCGGCCGGACCCAACATCCAGAAGCTTCTGTACCAGCGCTTCAACACCTTGGCAGGGGGCATGGAGGCAGGCAGTGCCACTCCCTTCTACCAGCCTGCCTTCCTGGGCACAGGGCTGGCAGGAGGCCTGGTAGAGATGGAGAATAACAACACAGCCAATGTTTGCCCTCTAGAGTCTGCTTCCCTGGTGGTCTCTTCGGCAGAGGGTCCCAACTCTGACACCcgcctgtccccccccacccctgcagACAAGCAGAGgacctcccccatcccctccccttccccctcccctcctggccAGTCCGTTCCCTGCACGGCCACGCCCCAGCACAGTCCCCCGGCCTCTGATAGGCTGGAGGATCAAAACAACAACACCCAGGCTGGGTCCAAatcccctggctcctcccccagcccagagACCACCCAACCACAGCAGAGAAACCCCTCCCCTCGGGCCATGACACCCACGACCCCGTCCAAG gtgaagCGTACCAACCTGAAGAAGCCTGAGTCAGAGAGGACGGGTCACGGCCTGAGGGTGAAGTTCAATCCCCTGGCTCTTCTCCTGGACGCCTCTCTGGAGGGAGAGTTCGACCTGGTCCAGAGGATCATCTATGAG GTGGTGAACCCCAGCACGGCTAACGACGAGGGGATCACTCCGCTCCACAACGCTGTGTGTGCGGGGCACCACCACATCGTCAAGTTCCTGCTTGACTTCGGGGTCAATGTTAATGCTGCTGACAGTGATGGATG GACTCCTCTCCACTGTGCAGCCTCCTGTAACAGTGTTCACCTGTGTAAGCTCTTAGTGGAGTCTGGGGCGGCCATCTTTGCCACCACCATCAGTGACGTGGAGACGGCTGCAGACAagtgtgaggagatggaggacggATACGCTCAGTGCTCCCAGTTCCTCTACG GTGTGCAGGAGAAGCTGGGTGTGATGAACAAAGGCTCGGTTTACGCTCTGTGGAACTACGAGGCCCAGAGTCCCGACGAGCTCTCCTTCCACGAGGGGGACGCCATCACCATCCTGCGTCGTCGCGACGACACGGAGACGGAGTGGTGGTGGGCTCGGCTACATGAGCACGAGGGCTACGTGCCTCGCAACCTGTTGGGG CTCTACCCCAGGATCAAGCCCAGACAGCGTTCCCTGGCTTAG